In the genome of Nocardia sp. NBC_00416, one region contains:
- a CDS encoding winged helix-turn-helix transcriptional regulator has product MTTTPVEPLSRTADVYAALCPARDVLDVLSGKWSALAIGALEEGPRRFTSLQNCLQGVSPKVLTRTLRQLEDYGFITRTVIAQVPVRVDYALTDLGHGAAAPLAHLRHWVETNTQIR; this is encoded by the coding sequence ATGACAACGACACCCGTCGAACCCCTCAGCCGCACCGCAGACGTCTATGCCGCGCTCTGCCCGGCTCGCGACGTCCTGGACGTTCTGTCCGGCAAGTGGTCGGCCCTGGCCATCGGAGCCCTCGAAGAAGGCCCGCGCCGGTTCACCAGCCTTCAGAACTGCCTGCAGGGCGTCAGCCCGAAAGTTCTGACCCGGACCCTGCGCCAACTGGAGGACTACGGGTTCATCACCCGCACTGTGATCGCGCAAGTCCCGGTCCGCGTCGACTATGCCCTCACGGACCTCGGACACGGTGCTGCAGCCCCGCTGGCACACCTGCGTCACTGGGTCGAGACGAACACCCAGATCAGGTAA
- a CDS encoding TetR/AcrR family transcriptional regulator C-terminal domain-containing protein, with the protein MDAETITGQGLALLKQHGLAGVTFRKLTADLQVKAPAIYWRFKDKRELLEAMAEAMLQQQFGELSPMPPGLDWRPWLREMLHCLRRAMLAYPDGARVVAGARPPNTPTLARIPEYGLRALEDSGLSLPQAATVIYTAVHYTFGHVIEEQDSVDAQPTAEFALAYPTVARTMHEGRHAGLTATDIFDAGLSLIIGNQ; encoded by the coding sequence GTGGATGCAGAGACGATCACCGGCCAGGGCCTGGCGCTGCTGAAGCAGCACGGATTGGCCGGTGTGACCTTCCGCAAGCTCACCGCCGACCTCCAGGTCAAGGCGCCGGCCATCTACTGGCGATTCAAGGACAAGCGCGAGTTGCTGGAAGCCATGGCCGAGGCGATGCTGCAACAGCAGTTCGGCGAGCTGTCGCCGATGCCGCCCGGCCTGGACTGGCGGCCGTGGCTGCGCGAGATGCTGCACTGCCTGCGCCGGGCCATGCTCGCTTACCCCGACGGCGCCCGGGTCGTGGCCGGCGCTCGGCCACCGAATACCCCCACGCTCGCCCGCATCCCCGAATACGGGTTGCGCGCACTGGAAGACAGCGGACTATCCCTGCCGCAGGCGGCCACCGTCATCTACACCGCTGTCCACTACACCTTCGGCCACGTCATCGAGGAACAGGACTCCGTCGACGCCCAGCCCACCGCGGAGTTCGCGCTGGCCTACCCGACCGTGGCCCGCACCATGCACGAGGGCCGCCACGCCGGCCTGACCGCCACGGACATCTTCGACGCCGGTCTGTCCCTGATCATCGGGAATCAGTGA
- a CDS encoding site-specific integrase — protein sequence MTDFDIDHALPDTVRTELRRGVTSVLVDTAALRQVRERFDTEQSTALGRYLTASQSPNTLRAYRTDWIAWAAWCATESRCALPADPLDIAVYLAAAADARTTDGRHAYGPATLERKSAAIAAVHAANGLPAPTRSDVVRLTLRGIRRTRRARPDRKRPILLHTLTELLAGLPEPGWPGEPARRRDTLLLLLGFAGALRRSELAGLRIADIQFGTDHGTGEPLLVIHLPTTKTDPTGITEQQVALPRGRQAPTCPICACADWLRLLAAHTENPRRVRDWIADLPTGDPHIHRCHGYALDTRLAPDRALFPAINRHGGLGTTPLSGRAVAEIVKRYAARAGLDPALFSGHSLRAGFATQAALGGAADREIMRQGRWSNPRTVHRYIRTADPLADNAVTKLGL from the coding sequence TTGACCGACTTCGACATCGACCACGCACTGCCCGACACCGTCCGCACCGAACTCCGCCGCGGAGTCACCAGCGTTCTCGTCGACACCGCCGCCCTGCGCCAGGTCCGCGAACGCTTCGACACCGAACAATCCACCGCGCTCGGCCGCTACCTCACCGCCTCCCAATCCCCGAACACCCTGCGCGCCTACCGCACCGACTGGATCGCCTGGGCAGCCTGGTGCGCCACCGAAAGCCGCTGCGCCCTCCCCGCCGACCCCCTCGACATCGCCGTCTACCTCGCCGCGGCCGCCGACGCCCGCACCACCGACGGACGCCACGCCTACGGACCCGCCACACTCGAACGCAAATCCGCCGCCATAGCCGCCGTCCACGCCGCCAACGGATTACCCGCACCCACCCGCAGCGACGTCGTCCGCCTCACCCTGCGCGGAATCCGCCGCACCCGCCGCGCCCGCCCCGACCGCAAACGGCCCATCCTGCTGCACACCCTCACCGAACTCCTCGCCGGACTCCCCGAACCGGGATGGCCCGGCGAACCCGCCCGCCGCCGCGACACCCTGCTGCTACTACTCGGATTCGCCGGAGCACTGCGCCGCAGCGAACTCGCCGGACTGCGGATCGCCGATATCCAGTTCGGCACCGACCACGGCACCGGCGAACCCCTCCTGGTGATCCACCTGCCCACCACCAAAACCGACCCCACCGGCATCACCGAACAACAGGTCGCGCTGCCCAGGGGCCGGCAGGCGCCCACCTGCCCCATCTGCGCCTGCGCCGACTGGCTGCGCCTACTCGCCGCACACACCGAAAACCCGCGGCGTGTACGCGACTGGATCGCCGACCTTCCCACCGGCGACCCCCACATCCACCGGTGCCACGGATACGCCCTCGACACCCGCCTCGCCCCCGACCGAGCCCTGTTCCCCGCGATCAACCGACACGGCGGACTGGGCACGACACCCCTGTCCGGGCGGGCAGTCGCCGAAATCGTCAAACGCTACGCCGCCCGGGCCGGACTCGACCCCGCACTGTTCTCCGGCCACTCCCTGCGCGCCGGATTCGCCACCCAGGCCGCCCTCGGCGGCGCGGCCGACCGCGAGATCATGCGCCAGGGACGATGGAGCAACCCCCGCACAGTGCACCGCTACATTCGCACCGCGGACCCGCTCGCCGACAACGCCGTCACCAAGCTCGGACTGTGA
- a CDS encoding maltokinase N-terminal cap-like domain-containing protein: protein MAVIHRTTLDPSKMELLARWLPSRPWYSGPGRAEDLRRVGGFRLDDPAGAVGIELLAVFDTGSAEPMTYFVPLGYREGELANAADGLLGTAEHGVLGTRWIYDGSRDPVVVDRMVALLAGGATPQHGTDSDTPDTTVLVAAADLPAGGSAAVSAAENPVGTDITVADGMLRVHRVLGRGEPVLRTGQVLLPWTAPDGATVRSVVLSELR from the coding sequence ATGGCTGTCATCCACCGCACGACTTTGGATCCGTCGAAAATGGAACTGCTGGCCCGCTGGCTACCGAGCCGACCGTGGTATTCCGGCCCCGGTAGGGCGGAGGACCTGCGCCGGGTGGGCGGGTTCCGCCTCGATGACCCGGCGGGCGCGGTGGGAATCGAGCTGTTGGCGGTATTCGATACCGGCAGCGCCGAGCCGATGACCTACTTCGTGCCGCTCGGTTACCGGGAGGGCGAACTGGCGAACGCCGCCGACGGGCTGCTCGGTACCGCCGAGCACGGGGTGTTGGGAACACGCTGGATCTATGACGGCAGCCGTGACCCGGTGGTCGTCGACCGGATGGTGGCGCTGCTGGCCGGCGGTGCCACACCGCAGCACGGCACCGACAGCGACACCCCCGATACGACCGTTCTCGTAGCCGCCGCCGATCTGCCCGCGGGTGGGTCGGCGGCGGTGTCGGCGGCGGAGAACCCGGTGGGCACCGATATCACCGTCGCCGACGGGATGCTGCGGGTGCACCGGGTGCTGGGCCGCGGGGAACCGGTGTTGCGGACCGGTCAGGTTCTGCTGCCCTGGACCGCTCCCGATGGCGCCACAGTACGCAGTGTGGTCCTCTCGGAGCTGCGATAG
- a CDS encoding TerC family protein encodes MSVPALAWVCALALIVALLLFDFFFHVRTAHTPSLTEAAVWSAAYIGVAVAFGFAVWGFGGTTMGVEYFAGYITEKALSVDNLFVFLILMTTFRVPSAAQQKVLLVGIVFSLVVRTGFIFVGATLINQFSWVFYVFGAALLITAGNMLKPESEDSHAGDNIVLRLARRFLRTSDNYDGDKLFTMIDGRRRMTPMLLAMVAIGGTDVLFALDSIPAIFGLTQNVFIVFTATAFSLLGLRQLFFLLEGLLDRLIYLGYGLAAILAFIGVKLVLQALHENNVPFINHGDPVPVTEISTGASLAVIVVVLLATVAVSLLSPAGRAQTAVSNARRHATRYLDLGYEADQALRERTYAEMIGEEGTIARLPRKYTRRIREGETGLIALLERAHIVHADRVARIEAGLPLRM; translated from the coding sequence GTTCGACTTCTTCTTCCATGTCCGCACCGCACACACACCCTCGCTCACCGAGGCGGCGGTCTGGTCGGCCGCCTATATCGGTGTCGCGGTCGCGTTCGGATTCGCCGTCTGGGGGTTCGGCGGAACCACCATGGGGGTCGAATACTTCGCCGGATACATCACCGAGAAAGCACTGTCGGTGGACAACCTGTTCGTCTTCCTCATCCTCATGACCACCTTCCGGGTGCCCAGCGCCGCCCAGCAGAAAGTTCTGCTCGTCGGCATCGTGTTCTCGCTGGTGGTGCGTACCGGCTTCATATTCGTCGGCGCCACCCTCATCAACCAGTTCTCCTGGGTGTTCTACGTGTTCGGCGCGGCACTGCTGATCACCGCCGGGAACATGCTGAAACCGGAGAGCGAGGACAGCCACGCCGGCGACAACATCGTGCTCCGGCTGGCCCGCCGATTCCTGCGCACCAGCGACAACTACGACGGCGACAAATTGTTCACCATGATCGACGGCCGCCGCCGGATGACACCGATGCTGCTGGCCATGGTCGCCATCGGCGGTACCGACGTCCTGTTCGCCCTCGACTCGATACCCGCCATTTTCGGCCTCACCCAGAACGTCTTCATCGTCTTCACCGCGACCGCGTTCTCGCTGCTCGGTCTACGCCAGCTGTTCTTCCTCCTCGAAGGACTCCTGGACCGGCTCATCTACCTCGGTTACGGCCTGGCCGCGATCCTCGCCTTCATCGGGGTCAAACTGGTGCTGCAGGCACTGCACGAGAACAATGTGCCGTTCATCAACCACGGCGACCCGGTGCCGGTCACCGAAATCTCCACCGGCGCCTCCCTGGCGGTGATCGTCGTCGTGCTGCTGGCGACCGTCGCGGTATCCCTGCTCAGTCCCGCCGGCCGCGCCCAGACCGCGGTGTCCAACGCCCGCCGGCACGCCACCCGCTACCTCGACCTCGGCTACGAAGCCGACCAGGCGCTGCGGGAACGCACCTACGCCGAGATGATCGGCGAAGAGGGCACGATCGCGCGGCTCCCGCGCAAATACACCCGCCGCATCCGCGAGGGCGAAACCGGACTCATCGCGCTGCTCGAACGCGCCCATATCGTCCACGCCGACCGAGTCGCCCGCATCGAAGCCGGTCTGCCCCTGCGGATGTGA